In the genome of Thermoproteus tenax Kra 1, the window ACCCCGTAGGCGTCGTAGTTAAGCCGGACCCCAACTCTGTCATCGGCTTCGACCTAGGCGCCGATCTAGGACAGGCGTTGACTAACCCCACGTATCCGCCTCTATTGATAGCTACGTTGACCGGCGCGGTGGCCTTCACAGCCACCTTGATATCCGCCGTATACACCTGGCGCTATGCTAAGACAAAGGACGAGATATACAAGCTCGGCAAGGAGTTCTTCGCCAAAGCTGCTCTGATACTGGGCGTGATATACGTCTTGTCGGCCGTATGGTACCTCTACGAGGTCTATCAGTACAGCCCCACTGTGGCTTGGTCCATCTTCGGCTCGCCGCCCTCTTACCTCCCATCGAGCCTACAGCCCGTATATCAGCCCGACTTGAACCTCAGCTGGCTGTTCTACCTGAATATTGTATTGGGAGTAATAGTCTTGATACATTTGGCTCTCGCCCTCCGCTCCTCCAACGCGCCTCTGGCAATGTTGGCCTTCTTGGCCGTTATTGCGTTGATGGACGGCGCAGAGGTGTTGAACGGCCTCGCCCATCTGCCCTATGCAATAGTCCCCTCGCCGCCCATCGCCCTAGCTCTAGTGAACTCCTACGGCGTCAACTTCGCGTTGCAAGTGGCCAATACGCTTAAGGTCTCGACGCTGATAACTCCATCGCTCAACTCGTTGGTACAGTTGATGGGCCAAGAGCCTTGGCTTCTGGGCTTCTCGTTGGCCATGTTTGTACTGTTCAACGTCGTGTTGCTCGCAGGAGTATACTACGTGTTTGCTCTGAGGCCGCAACAGACACCCCAAACTCCTAAATAATCTCCCCTTTTTCCTCTTAGTGCGTTTTCCCATACTGCTATTGCTCCTTGTAGCTATAGCGTACGCACAGCTGTGCGTGAGCCAAGCCGGCAGGCTGTACCTCGCCTCAGGGGCCCTCTACTCAATCGAGTGGAACAACGCCACGGCTATATCGGGGCCGCAGGGCGTTGAGGCGGCCCTTGAGGGCGCCGGATGGGCCCTCCTCGTGCCTCAGTCGGGCGGAGCCTACGAGGCCCCCGGCGTTGTAGCCTCCTCATGTATAAACCCACAGGGTGTGCTCAACTACGCCAAAATATACAATACGCCTTGGGGGCCGGCGGCGCCGGTTGGGCTGGCATACTACGGCGTTGCCGAGAGGGACGGGGATTACTACCCCGAGCCCTACCTCGGCTCCGAGGTGGCTGGGTGTTTCAGACTCTTGAACTTCACGGCCGTGAGCCTCTCCCCCCTCGGCCCCACGGCCGGCTATTCAATTCAGCTGAACGCTTACGTTAGATCCAACAGCGGCCACATCTACTGGGCACAAGAGCTCGTCAGATACAGCCCAAGCGGCTTCGAGCTCCTCATCAACCTCTGGAATATGACCTCATCCGTTTCGACGCTGCGCGGCGTGAGGGGGCTCGGCTCTCTGGCCTTCTACGGCGAAGATCTCTATTATTACTATCTGGCCCCCCTGCCCAACCTCACGGCAGGCTGCATGGAGATAAGGGCCTCAGGCGACTCGCTTGAATTCCTTCTGAACGGAACTCTGATGGACAAGGTCGTTTTGCCCGAGGCCGGGCTCCAGATAGCGGCCGAGCCCTCCCTCAACGGGAGGGGGCTGCCCATGGATCTGGAGCTCGTTTTGGGCGGATACGGCGGTGTGGCCGACGTAGCCCTCGTGGAGCGCGGCTCGTTGGAGCTGAAGCTATATGTTGCCGTCGGCACATCGCTCGTCCCGCCGCCATCGGTCTGGAGCATAGGAGCATCAACTAGGGAGATCGCCATAGCCGCCGCATCGCCGAGGGGGGCGGAGGCGTTTGTGGACAAAGGCGAGCCGCAGATGAGCCAGCTGTGGGCCCAGCCCCTCTGCGTCTATTACCTCAACGGGACGCGATACTGCGGCAGGACTGAGTATCTAGTCAGTCTAGCTCTGCCCAACGGAAGCCGCCTGCTCTGGGCCCCGCGCGGCGCCAATTTGACGTTTCACTTGCCGACGATCAGACAGGGGGGTCTAGAGCTTAGGCCCGAGGCGTCAGAGCTCAATTTAACCGTCGAGGGGCCGTTGCGTTTGAGGCCGGAGTATGAGGCGTACTTCAAAGTATATGTAGATGCCCTCGGCTCGGCCGTAGAGCTCTGGCTGCCCAATGGATCCCGCCTCACAGCCTCTCAATTCTATCGGGCCATAGCCGGAGTGGCGTACGAGCCTCTCTACTTCGCCGGAGGCGGCCGTGAGATCGCCGTGGCGCATCCGCTCAACCTCACCGTCGTGTATACAGCGGTCTACAGAGGGAGGGCCGACGACTTGTTGGGCCTGCCGAGCCCCCTCTCCGTGGCCGTCCTACAGTGCGGCAACGCCACAACGTACAGCCTCGCCGGCCTTGACGGCGAATATAACGCCACTTATCCACGCGTCGTGGAGGTTTGTAGCGCGCATCTATTCTCAATACCTATATCTCTCTATCTATCGCCGTTGGCGTTGCTCCTCTTTACTCGAAAATTATTTCGGAGAAGAAATGTTTATTAAGACATAAATTCCTAGTGGCATGGTCGAAGTGAAAGGTCCCTACCTGGGGATGCAAATACCGGAGGATCTGTGCTTCAATACCGACATGGGGAGAAAGTGCTTCAGAGACTACAAGGGCAAGTGGCTGTTGTTGTTCAGCCACCCCGGCGACTTTACGCCAGTCTGCACCACAGAGTTCATAGAGTTCGCCAAAAAGTACGAGGAGTTCAAGAAGCGGGGAGTCGAGCTGTTGGGCCTTAGCGTAGACACTGACATAAGCCACATAGAGTGGAAGAGGCAGATCAAACAGCTTTGGGGCGTCGAGATACCGTTCCCGATAATCGCCGATGTGCCCGACTTCCAAGTGGCAAACTTCTTCAACGCAATACCGCCCGGCACTACGGCCACGGTGAGGATGGTCGCCCTAATAGACCCGGACCTCAAACTTGCGTGGTTCGCGTTGTATCCGTTGACCAACGGCAGAAACATAGACGAAATAATAAGAGTCATCGACGCGGTGCAGACTACATATAAACACGGCGTGGCTACGCCGGCCAACTGGAGGCCCGGCGACCCGGTGATAGTGCCTCCTCCGCACAGCTACGCCGACGCTGAGAAGAGGCTGAAGGAGCCGGGAATCGAGTGCAAGACTTGGTGGTTCTGTACCAAGAAGATCTAAACATTTATTTTTCCCATTTCTCTCTCCGTCAAGCTTTAATATCATAGTCGGAGTGGTTCTTTGATGGAAGTTAGTTCTAAAAAGAACTTAATTCGGACAATTGCGTCCGAATTCGCCGAGGACGAACACTTGGACTACAACGTCTACAGAGCCTTAGCCCGCGTCGAAAGAAACGAGAACAGGAGACGCGTCCTCGAGAGGCTTGCCGAGACTGAGCAACGCCATTTCCACTTCTGGCTCAAGTTCTTGGACGGCTATAAACCCTCTCTGAAGGTCAAGCTGTACCCCCTCTTGTTAGTCCTCCTTAGGTTCCTCTTCGGTGTGACCTTCGTCGTAAAGCTCTTTGAGGCAGGCGAGGAACACGCCGTGGAGAAATACAAAATGGCGCTCGACTTAATGGAGACGCCTGAGGATAAGAGGGCTCTCGAGGAGATAATAAAGGACGAGCTTGAGCATGAACAGTACTTTGTGGGCCAGCTGGACGAGGCCGTGGTCAAGTACATGAGCGCCTTGGTCTTGGGCATGGCCGACGCCATAATAGAGATAACGGGAACTCACGCGGGCGCCCTCGGCACTACAAGCTCCTCAATAATAACTGGCGTCGTGGGGCTGGTGGTCGGCGTTTCCGCCGCCATCTCTATGGCCTCTGCCTCGTACCTCCAGACTAAACACGAGTTGGGTAAATCCCCCACAATAGCCGCCCTAGTTACCGGCGTCGGCTACGTGGTTGCGGCCGCCCTTATGTCGCTCCCCTACTTCTTGATCGAGAACATCTACGCTGCCTTCGCGACCTCAGTAGCCGTCAGCGTGCTCCTGGCGTTGACCTTCACATTTCAGGGAAGCGTCTACACCGGCGCTGACTTTCGCCGCGAGTTTGCGCAGACGGTGGCCCTCCTGCTCGGCGTAGCGGCGCTTGCGTATGTAATGGGCGATGCGTTGAGCGCGGCGTTTGGCATTAAAAGTCTAATAAAGTAGCCGCGCGTGTGGGAGCTGTTGTACAAGGGGGGCCGCTGGACTAGGATAGATAGACCCTATCTACACGTCCCCAGAGGCCGCATCGTCGTCAAAGTGAAGGCCTTCATTTTGGACGACTACAGCGCCTGGGCTGCCGCAAGGGGTCTGGAGAAGGTATCTAGGTGGGCCTTCGGGAACATCGTGGGGGGCCCATCGGCTAAAACCGGCGAATATGTAGTGGCGCTGGCCGAGAACGCGGCCGCTGAATACGTCGTAGCCGACCGAGTCTTTCCCGCAGGTAGAGACGGCGTTGAGGCGCTGTCTAAAATACATGCAGCCCTCGTGCTCGAGGCCTTGGATAGACTACCCAAGTTCGCCCCAGTCCAGATCTCCGGCGATGATCCCAGAAGGGAGTATGTCGAAAGGCTTGCGAGGACGGGCAGCTCGAGACATCGCATAATACTCCAGGGGGGCTCTTTGGCCGACGGCGCCGTTGCAGTCTCGTTGACGCGCCTATTCAGCGTAGAGGGCCCCGGCCTTGTGAGAGTTTTGGATCTGCCCAAGCGGAGGTACGTGGAGACCGCCGAGGGTAGACTAAGGATACCCATCAGAGGTCTCGACGAGGCCGTCCCTGGCGCTTGGGCGATCGTGGAAATTTAAATAGGGCCTCGTCGGTGGAACTATGAGGACGGGCGAGCTGGAGTCGTATATTGCCTTGGGGCTCGGGGTTGCTCTAGTTGTATTCGTCGTCTTTGCCGGCGCTCTGATGTTTATGCAGAGCATACCGAGATCCGACATAGTGATCACAACCAACTTCGGCCCCATGAAGCTGTCCAATATGCCGGATCCATACGCCGTGGCGACTGCGGCAGTCCGCTCCCTAATCCTCCTGGCCTTGGGCCTCACAGGCGCCAAGCTGCTTGAGGTAGGGATCGACCAGAGGAGGAAGCTCAAGATGGAGGCTCAGCTCGAGCAGTACTACCAATATTATCAACAGTATCAATATTAGCTACCAGAGCAATAGAAATCTGAAGGCCCTCTTGGCTATATACCTCTTCAACTGTATGAAGTACATCGTAAGAAACGTTGTGGACATAGTAGTGAGGGCCCAAGAGAGCCAGACAGCCACTGTGTAAATCAGCGGGGGGAGCGCGAGGCCCAACGTCCCCTCGACAACGCTGAGAACTTGTGAATAAAGCGTGGGGCCGGCCACTGGTATCAACGAGACGGCGAGCCCGAACCCGGCCGCCGCCCCTAACAGCGCAAGTCTGCCCATAAGCGCGAGGTCTTGTAGCGCTACGTGATATGCTAACATGAGATACAACACTATGGCCACAGACAACGCGAGGAATATCCTCACGTACTGTTTTACTCGGGAGAATATATTGGTTTCGCCCATGACAAACAACAAGCCCCGCCCCTTAGGTGGGTGAATTTAAT includes:
- a CDS encoding peroxiredoxin, whose protein sequence is MVEVKGPYLGMQIPEDLCFNTDMGRKCFRDYKGKWLLLFSHPGDFTPVCTTEFIEFAKKYEEFKKRGVELLGLSVDTDISHIEWKRQIKQLWGVEIPFPIIADVPDFQVANFFNAIPPGTTATVRMVALIDPDLKLAWFALYPLTNGRNIDEIIRVIDAVQTTYKHGVATPANWRPGDPVIVPPPHSYADAEKRLKEPGIECKTWWFCTKKI
- a CDS encoding thermopsin family protease; its protein translation is MRFPILLLLLVAIAYAQLCVSQAGRLYLASGALYSIEWNNATAISGPQGVEAALEGAGWALLVPQSGGAYEAPGVVASSCINPQGVLNYAKIYNTPWGPAAPVGLAYYGVAERDGDYYPEPYLGSEVAGCFRLLNFTAVSLSPLGPTAGYSIQLNAYVRSNSGHIYWAQELVRYSPSGFELLINLWNMTSSVSTLRGVRGLGSLAFYGEDLYYYYLAPLPNLTAGCMEIRASGDSLEFLLNGTLMDKVVLPEAGLQIAAEPSLNGRGLPMDLELVLGGYGGVADVALVERGSLELKLYVAVGTSLVPPPSVWSIGASTREIAIAAASPRGAEAFVDKGEPQMSQLWAQPLCVYYLNGTRYCGRTEYLVSLALPNGSRLLWAPRGANLTFHLPTIRQGGLELRPEASELNLTVEGPLRLRPEYEAYFKVYVDALGSAVELWLPNGSRLTASQFYRAIAGVAYEPLYFAGGGREIAVAHPLNLTVVYTAVYRGRADDLLGLPSPLSVAVLQCGNATTYSLAGLDGEYNATYPRVVEVCSAHLFSIPISLYLSPLALLLFTRKLFRRRNVY
- a CDS encoding cytochrome ubiquinol oxidase subunit I, encoding METLTALTVGLIAWSFAVHLPLVYTVLGLVWLLPTLEVLGIKKNNDRYFEIAKRLSRYLIFIYAIGGLFGTIITVFLAGLMPIFTNAAGVLLWPVWGVAIVFGVAISLPLIGFYYRSFGKMDDAKHAALGYVLAIFTSIIPAMFRLVFAFINYPVGVVVKPDPNSVIGFDLGADLGQALTNPTYPPLLIATLTGAVAFTATLISAVYTWRYAKTKDEIYKLGKEFFAKAALILGVIYVLSAVWYLYEVYQYSPTVAWSIFGSPPSYLPSSLQPVYQPDLNLSWLFYLNIVLGVIVLIHLALALRSSNAPLAMLAFLAVIALMDGAEVLNGLAHLPYAIVPSPPIALALVNSYGVNFALQVANTLKVSTLITPSLNSLVQLMGQEPWLLGFSLAMFVLFNVVLLAGVYYVFALRPQQTPQTPK
- a CDS encoding ferritin family protein — translated: MEVSSKKNLIRTIASEFAEDEHLDYNVYRALARVERNENRRRVLERLAETEQRHFHFWLKFLDGYKPSLKVKLYPLLLVLLRFLFGVTFVVKLFEAGEEHAVEKYKMALDLMETPEDKRALEEIIKDELEHEQYFVGQLDEAVVKYMSALVLGMADAIIEITGTHAGALGTTSSSIITGVVGLVVGVSAAISMASASYLQTKHELGKSPTIAALVTGVGYVVAAALMSLPYFLIENIYAAFATSVAVSVLLALTFTFQGSVYTGADFRREFAQTVALLLGVAALAYVMGDALSAAFGIKSLIK